Proteins encoded in a region of the Hyphomicrobiales bacterium genome:
- a CDS encoding helix-turn-helix domain-containing protein → MNLVRFNNLKDTLSADAPYVILADFKTIGDADAITTLTARFTAPVIILSDRPSMASAVTAMRAGACDFFPKPASISAIAERISGLLNQQAMATNQMSNSQNRSSVIMPFWEQERDIIETALNVCNGNISRAAAALQISPSTIHRKKQTWEMAGTKDTR, encoded by the coding sequence TTGAATCTTGTTAGATTTAATAATCTAAAAGACACGCTAAGTGCTGATGCACCTTATGTTATCCTTGCCGATTTCAAAACTATCGGTGATGCTGATGCCATCACTACACTCACAGCCCGGTTTACAGCCCCCGTGATTATTCTGTCTGACAGACCATCCATGGCCTCAGCCGTCACTGCCATGCGGGCGGGTGCATGTGACTTCTTTCCAAAACCCGCAAGCATCAGCGCTATTGCCGAACGCATAAGCGGACTTCTCAATCAACAAGCTATGGCGACAAATCAAATGAGCAACTCACAAAACCGCTCAAGTGTTATCATGCCATTTTGGGAACAAGAACGAGACATTATTGAGACCGCGCTTAATGTGTGTAACGGCAATATTTCACGTGCCGCAGCCGCTCTCCAAATCAGCCCCTCTACCATTCATCGTAAGAAACAAACTTGGGAAATGGCTGGGACAAAAGATACCCGCTAG
- the asnB gene encoding asparagine synthase (glutamine-hydrolyzing), which produces MCGFIAAQLARPWVQPEQLDTALKTIYHRGPDGNSSWFSEDRLTLMGHVRLSIIGLNNGTQPLSHDRGDLNAVVNGEFYGYQAIREKLREQGYRFKTESDSEIALHLYDEHGLGFVDYLRGEYALVISDRRSGELIAVRDRFGIKPLFYAEVNGEVFFASEVKALLALGLPSRWDPAGVMAEFATVQGHATMFENIRQVPPGCMLITKGGRVEIKQYWDNVYPTESELAQDTRSEAEIISGFRSALDDSIGERLIADVEVACYLSGGLDSSAILGLAQAKLDRPIRAFTIAFEGEFDESPLAERTANFTGSNYEPIPVSSQDLGDALSDTIWHCEKPIFNANSVAKFLLSRAVRDAGIKVVFTGEGSDEMLAGYVFDRRDMMLYGSGYKNEQERQAAIEALVKENPLSKSIMLPDGASADGCELIRQAIGFCPTWVESASKQLDPLADLMTAGALAGVDLKAPYQTMLSEIDLPGRILGRDAVNISLYMWQKTALINAILSVLSDRMEMAHSIEGRVPFLDHHVAQYAAGLPIDYKIRETTEKYVLREATRDVITPELYARQKHPFIAPPMRKSDKNKVNDPLMQHCEDTIRSVAFADQPFFDPAKARNLLDSMTKMDAAKRDQASLLIQRMATMSIMQQRFGISG; this is translated from the coding sequence ATGTGTGGTTTTATAGCAGCTCAACTTGCACGGCCATGGGTACAACCTGAACAGTTAGATACCGCATTAAAAACAATTTATCACCGTGGTCCCGATGGTAATTCGAGTTGGTTTTCTGAAGATAGATTGACCCTTATGGGCCATGTTCGCCTAAGCATCATCGGATTAAATAATGGCACTCAACCATTGAGCCATGATCGCGGCGATCTCAATGCTGTGGTGAATGGCGAATTTTATGGCTATCAGGCTATTCGTGAGAAGCTGCGTGAGCAGGGTTATCGCTTCAAGACAGAATCGGACAGTGAGATCGCGCTGCATCTTTACGATGAACATGGTCTTGGTTTTGTCGATTATCTGCGCGGTGAATATGCCTTAGTGATTTCTGACCGACGTAGTGGCGAGTTGATCGCGGTGCGCGACCGATTTGGAATTAAGCCGCTTTTCTATGCTGAGGTGAATGGCGAAGTTTTCTTTGCCTCAGAGGTAAAAGCATTGCTAGCCCTTGGCCTTCCATCGCGATGGGACCCTGCTGGCGTGATGGCAGAGTTTGCCACCGTACAGGGCCATGCAACCATGTTTGAGAATATCCGCCAAGTTCCACCAGGATGCATGCTGATCACGAAAGGCGGGCGTGTCGAGATCAAACAATATTGGGACAATGTCTATCCGACTGAAAGCGAGTTAGCCCAAGATACACGCAGTGAGGCTGAAATAATTTCAGGGTTTCGCAGCGCCCTTGATGATTCCATTGGTGAGCGCCTGATTGCTGATGTTGAAGTTGCTTGCTATCTCAGTGGAGGATTGGACTCTTCAGCAATTTTAGGATTAGCGCAGGCAAAACTCGATCGGCCTATACGCGCCTTTACCATTGCGTTTGAAGGCGAGTTTGATGAATCGCCTCTTGCTGAGCGAACGGCTAATTTCACAGGATCTAATTACGAACCAATACCGGTTTCGTCACAAGATCTTGGCGATGCCTTGAGCGATACAATATGGCATTGTGAAAAGCCTATTTTTAATGCGAATTCAGTTGCTAAATTTTTGTTATCGCGCGCCGTTCGTGATGCGGGCATCAAAGTGGTGTTCACAGGGGAAGGGTCAGATGAAATGTTGGCCGGTTATGTTTTCGACCGGCGTGATATGATGCTTTATGGCAGTGGCTATAAAAATGAGCAGGAGCGGCAAGCGGCCATTGAAGCCTTGGTCAAAGAAAATCCCTTGTCCAAATCCATCATGCTTCCGGATGGTGCAAGTGCTGATGGTTGTGAACTGATAAGACAAGCAATTGGGTTTTGCCCGACCTGGGTTGAAAGTGCCTCAAAGCAGTTGGACCCCCTAGCAGACCTGATGACAGCGGGTGCTCTCGCAGGTGTGGACCTCAAAGCTCCTTATCAGACCATGTTGTCGGAGATTGATTTGCCGGGCCGTATTCTTGGTCGTGATGCTGTCAATATATCGCTTTATATGTGGCAGAAAACAGCGCTGATCAATGCCATTTTGAGCGTCTTGTCTGATCGCATGGAAATGGCTCATTCCATTGAGGGTCGCGTTCCGTTCTTGGACCATCATGTTGCACAATATGCTGCTGGTCTGCCGATTGATTACAAAATTCGGGAAACAACTGAGAAGTATGTATTAAGAGAAGCAACCCGTGATGTGATCACACCTGAGCTTTATGCTCGCCAAAAGCATCCTTTTATCGCACCGCCTATGCGCAAATCAGATAAAAATAAAGTCAATGATCCTTTGATGCAGCATTGTGAGGATACCATCCGTTCAGTGGCCTTTGCTGATCAACCTTTTTTTGATCCAGCCAAGGCTCGTAACTTACTGGACTCGATGACAAAGATGGACGCTGCAAAACGTGACCAGGCGTCCTTATTGATCCAGCGAATGGCGACAATGAGCATCATGCAGCAGCGTTTTGGTATATCGGGTTAA
- a CDS encoding protein phosphatase CheZ, with protein sequence MVTKLDITRIQQFLKRSEPDNLDLHDIIRLAELMTNTMLILLEDNDKRTYDGLSKISQQIADTRKDLADFSPVEMHDEHIPEAGRELDAVVESTETATNRIMEAAETIMGGDSSDPDAYSAMVNDNIMEIFEACSFQDITGQRISKVVRTLNLIEEQIGAMISGLEKENKEQKTIKESTDEPQDIIGDLLNGPAHEGEGVNQDDIDALFG encoded by the coding sequence ATGGTCACAAAATTAGATATAACTCGAATACAACAATTTCTTAAACGTAGTGAGCCTGATAACCTCGACTTGCACGACATCATTCGACTCGCCGAATTGATGACAAATACGATGCTAATTCTTTTGGAAGACAATGATAAGCGCACTTATGATGGGCTATCAAAAATCTCCCAACAGATTGCGGATACTCGCAAAGACTTGGCGGATTTCAGCCCTGTTGAAATGCATGACGAACACATTCCAGAAGCAGGTCGCGAGCTTGATGCTGTTGTTGAGTCAACGGAAACAGCAACCAACCGGATTATGGAAGCTGCTGAGACTATAATGGGCGGCGATTCATCTGATCCGGACGCTTATTCAGCAATGGTCAATGATAATATCATGGAAATCTTTGAAGCATGTTCATTCCAAGACATTACAGGTCAGCGCATATCTAAAGTTGTCAGAACCCTCAATCTGATTGAGGAACAAATCGGTGCGATGATTTCAGGCCTAGAAAAAGAGAACAAAGAGCAAAAAACCATTAAAGAAAGTACAGATGAGCCGCAAGACATTATCGGTGATCTACTTAATGGTCCTGCTCACGAAGGTGAAGGCGTTAATCAAGATGATATAGACGCGCTCTTTGGCTAA
- a CDS encoding EAL domain-containing protein, translating into MDIARNIFTLAAMMIVSFSVGFIAWANIGLATTGAVVAGTVAFLIQFTGYLLIWKSFAYEKLKEDIDALTLHEAENATSIERLSNEMKGLRKTLKTTTKAEIEPLAHELEVVISLIKQLAENSSDAEMRIDNIQDELDERKQSSGETAPVKRQSKPKSSDASSPTGETAQDDKDYMDILLDEPVKTKKPKSKKSSKPSASEAGLDQNSPIMKAIHAAVDANNVDLYLQPIVTLPQRKPKFYEALSRIRNDEGDLIRPAQYLPSAERSGAMPILDKMLLVRAIQILQRLLTRKSDSVIVCNIAAHSISDTQFFNDFRLLLKSKKNLADHLIFEFNQETVTSFSAIEEESIRALKDLGFRFAVDNVTDISMDYQHLTDLGFQFIKVSAATLLSTKTSDIKDIHPHDIPLYLARNGLELIVDHIETENQVVELLDFDVKLGQGYLFAAPREVKPDVTMVRTSNEDRLAS; encoded by the coding sequence TTGGATATTGCAAGAAATATCTTCACCTTGGCCGCTATGATGATTGTCTCCTTTTCAGTAGGCTTCATCGCTTGGGCTAATATTGGTCTAGCGACAACTGGAGCCGTAGTTGCAGGGACGGTGGCTTTTTTGATTCAATTCACTGGCTATTTGCTGATTTGGAAATCATTTGCCTATGAAAAGCTCAAAGAAGATATTGACGCTTTAACGCTTCATGAGGCCGAAAATGCGACTAGCATTGAGCGCCTATCAAATGAGATGAAAGGGTTGAGAAAAACCTTAAAAACCACGACAAAAGCAGAAATAGAACCTCTCGCACATGAACTCGAAGTCGTTATTTCCCTCATCAAACAACTGGCTGAAAATTCCTCTGATGCCGAAATGCGCATTGATAATATACAAGATGAACTCGACGAGAGAAAACAGTCAAGCGGTGAAACCGCGCCCGTAAAGAGACAGTCCAAGCCGAAGTCCTCAGATGCCTCGTCACCAACTGGCGAGACAGCACAGGATGACAAAGATTATATGGACATATTGCTTGACGAACCAGTAAAGACAAAAAAACCTAAATCCAAAAAATCATCTAAACCATCGGCTAGTGAAGCAGGTCTTGATCAGAATTCACCTATCATGAAAGCTATTCACGCAGCAGTAGATGCTAATAATGTGGACCTTTATCTTCAACCAATCGTTACACTGCCGCAACGAAAGCCTAAATTTTATGAAGCCCTTAGCCGCATTAGAAACGATGAAGGTGACCTGATCAGGCCGGCACAATATCTGCCCTCAGCTGAGCGCAGTGGCGCTATGCCCATTTTAGACAAAATGCTTCTTGTCCGTGCAATTCAGATTTTGCAACGACTACTAACTCGAAAATCAGACTCTGTTATTGTTTGTAATATTGCCGCCCACAGCATATCTGACACTCAGTTTTTCAACGATTTTCGATTGCTTCTTAAGTCTAAAAAAAATCTGGCAGACCATTTGATTTTTGAATTTAATCAAGAAACAGTCACATCATTCAGCGCGATTGAAGAAGAAAGTATCAGAGCCCTTAAAGACCTTGGCTTCAGATTTGCCGTCGATAATGTGACGGATATTTCTATGGACTACCAACATCTTACAGACCTTGGCTTTCAATTTATAAAAGTATCTGCCGCAACCCTATTATCGACCAAAACATCCGACATAAAAGATATCCACCCTCATGATATACCGCTCTATCTGGCACGAAATGGTCTCGAGCTAATCGTTGACCATATTGAGACTGAAAATCAAGTTGTGGAGCTGTTAGATTTTGACGTGAAACTAGGACAAGGCTACTTGTTCGCCGCGCCGCGTGAGGTCAAGCCAGACGTGACCATGGTACGCACTTCAAACGAAGATCGCCTCGCCAGCTAG
- a CDS encoding TIGR01459 family HAD-type hydrolase has protein sequence MATRSCGTIRRLNGLKDIADQYSVVLCDVWGVVHNGVSVFSEAADALHAYRANGKRKVVLLTNAPRPDWWIKDQLDGLGVREDAYDAIVTSGDVTRHDLVERKVTKVFALGPDKDLNFYDGLPVELVAAEEAEIISITGLYDDETETPDDYNSMLQGFVERGLEVICANPDIVAERGGKLIYCGGALAQKYKEMGGKTHYCGKPYAPVYARALATCNALMGKHVDKKQVLAIGDGIATDIKGANDAGLDCLFVTGGIHSAEKGPLSQATPDAVAQFLKDKNQKAEAFMPQLNW, from the coding sequence ATGGCTACACGCTCTTGTGGCACAATACGCCGTCTTAATGGTCTGAAAGACATCGCCGACCAATATAGTGTGGTGTTGTGTGATGTATGGGGCGTTGTTCATAATGGTGTGTCTGTTTTTAGTGAGGCGGCTGATGCGCTTCATGCCTATCGTGCGAATGGAAAACGGAAAGTCGTTTTGCTTACCAATGCGCCGCGCCCTGACTGGTGGATCAAAGACCAGCTCGATGGTCTTGGGGTAAGAGAAGATGCTTATGATGCGATTGTCACTTCGGGTGACGTAACGCGCCATGATCTTGTTGAGCGAAAAGTGACCAAGGTGTTTGCGCTTGGGCCAGACAAAGATCTCAATTTTTATGATGGTTTGCCGGTAGAATTAGTGGCAGCAGAAGAGGCGGAAATTATCTCTATCACCGGATTATATGATGATGAGACAGAGACGCCGGACGATTATAACTCTATGCTGCAAGGCTTTGTTGAGCGCGGTCTTGAAGTGATTTGCGCAAACCCCGACATTGTGGCCGAACGTGGCGGAAAACTAATTTATTGTGGTGGGGCACTGGCACAAAAATATAAAGAGATGGGTGGGAAAACCCATTATTGCGGCAAGCCGTATGCGCCAGTTTATGCCCGGGCCTTGGCTACCTGTAATGCACTAATGGGCAAACATGTTGATAAAAAACAAGTGCTTGCCATTGGTGATGGCATTGCAACCGACATTAAGGGTGCGAATGATGCAGGGCTTGATTGCCTCTTCGTAACAGGTGGGATCCATAGCGCAGAAAAGGGGCCTCTATCGCAGGCGACACCAGATGCTGTTGCTCAATTTTTGAAGGATAAAAACCAAAAAGCTGAAGCGTTTATGCCTCAGCTTAATTGGTAA